In bacterium, the following are encoded in one genomic region:
- a CDS encoding winged helix-turn-helix transcriptional regulator, with protein MAKTKLEDILASKTQAKIIDFFVANPRKEFYQSELKNSLNESLGSLQYELSRLKRIGFLKVRRTKTRTFYKLNSEYFLLGEIRRIVKKIKEQ; from the coding sequence ATGGCAAAGACCAAATTGGAAGACATCTTGGCTTCAAAAACGCAAGCTAAAATTATTGACTTTTTTGTGGCTAATCCCAGAAAAGAGTTCTATCAATCAGAACTTAAAAACAGCTTAAATGAATCACTTGGCTCCCTGCAGTATGAACTTTCTCGCCTAAAACGAATCGGTTTTTTAAAAGTACGCCGCACAAAAACAAGAACTTTCTATAAGTTAAATAGTGAGTACTTTTTATTAGGAGAAATCAGGCGGATAGTGAAAAAAATCAAAGAACAGTAA